A single genomic interval of Zunongwangia sp. HGR-M22 harbors:
- a CDS encoding gliding motility protein RemB, translating to MKYLLLPILFFSFCGLYSQNAEVYPVFPECETVNYSASEACFNATLTEFVVERFQVPSALKEKKYNGQITVIFEVNRNGAFRVIYVDAAYESLKKEIERVFSLLPQIQPAMYNAEPTYMQFRLPINVPLESNLIQEVRSENITSVEAPVIAQEYKEDFTENELVKAANEYDSIESKIFTNPRYNSNINIPLSHEYYSRFDAALNQIGTNTHTASKPFLFKDVSEYYDLEGDSRRLFQDRKTLVGRKIWNEHMVRFEADDYWFTFDFALDLQLGKDFNDDSRDYTYNNTRAAIFQGGLGKNLNFYAVVYENQGQFAGYYNNWAESLRPAGGDPAIIPARGIAKPFGDNAYDYPVAEGYISYSPSKFFNVQFGHGKNFIGDGYRSLLMSDVASPFPYLKLDTEFWKLKYTNTWMSLRDVRPEVNDNGSFKTKFMANHYLSLNVTKRLNIGLFESVIWESDNDRGFDLNYLNPVIFYRAIEFSTGPNGGNALIGLTAKYKINNQLNAYGQWIIDEFSSSDIFGGKKSWKNKLGYQLGLKYFNAFDVPNLFLQLEYNQVRPYTYSHRKPVLNYGHANQSMAHLWGANFREIIAIGRYKKDRWYGMAKMIYGKRGFDYNSFEDPFSYGENIYRSYRERPFDDGVKIGQGNTGISLFGQLEAGYIINPETNLKLYGSFIYRNMNTDMNTVNNFDISTTWLNFGIRTDIFNWYYDY from the coding sequence TGTGAACTATAGTGCTTCTGAAGCTTGTTTTAATGCTACTTTAACTGAATTTGTGGTAGAGCGTTTCCAAGTGCCATCTGCTTTAAAAGAGAAAAAGTATAACGGACAAATTACTGTGATTTTTGAAGTAAACAGAAACGGGGCTTTTCGTGTAATTTACGTTGATGCAGCCTATGAAAGCTTAAAAAAGGAAATAGAAAGAGTGTTTTCTCTTTTGCCGCAAATCCAGCCGGCAATGTACAATGCAGAGCCCACTTATATGCAATTTCGATTGCCTATTAATGTTCCTTTGGAAAGCAATTTAATACAAGAAGTGCGTAGTGAAAATATCACTTCAGTTGAAGCTCCTGTAATCGCTCAGGAGTATAAAGAAGATTTTACTGAAAACGAATTGGTAAAGGCTGCCAATGAGTATGATTCAATTGAATCTAAAATCTTCACCAATCCTCGTTATAATAGCAATATCAATATTCCGCTTTCTCACGAATATTATTCCAGATTCGATGCGGCACTTAACCAAATAGGAACAAATACGCATACTGCTTCAAAACCATTTTTGTTTAAAGATGTTTCTGAATATTACGATTTAGAGGGAGATTCAAGACGTTTATTTCAAGATCGAAAAACATTAGTGGGGCGTAAAATCTGGAATGAGCATATGGTTCGGTTTGAGGCTGATGATTATTGGTTTACATTCGATTTTGCTTTAGATCTTCAGTTGGGTAAAGATTTTAATGATGATAGCAGAGACTATACTTACAATAATACTCGAGCTGCTATTTTTCAGGGTGGGCTTGGCAAGAATCTAAATTTCTATGCGGTAGTCTACGAAAATCAAGGCCAGTTTGCTGGATATTATAATAATTGGGCAGAGTCTCTTCGGCCGGCTGGTGGCGATCCAGCTATCATCCCTGCACGTGGAATTGCGAAGCCATTTGGAGATAATGCCTATGATTATCCTGTTGCTGAAGGTTATATTTCCTATAGTCCTTCAAAATTTTTTAATGTTCAGTTCGGGCATGGTAAAAATTTTATAGGAGATGGTTATCGTTCTTTGTTGATGAGTGATGTTGCTTCTCCTTTCCCTTATTTAAAATTAGATACTGAATTTTGGAAATTGAAATATACCAATACCTGGATGTCTTTACGCGATGTGCGTCCAGAGGTTAATGATAATGGTAGTTTTAAAACTAAATTCATGGCTAATCATTATTTAAGTTTGAATGTTACAAAACGTCTTAATATTGGTTTGTTTGAGTCTGTAATTTGGGAGAGTGATAATGATCGAGGTTTTGATCTTAATTATTTGAATCCAGTTATTTTCTACAGAGCGATAGAATTCTCTACGGGACCTAACGGGGGTAATGCTTTAATAGGGCTTACGGCAAAATATAAAATTAATAATCAGTTAAATGCTTATGGGCAATGGATTATTGATGAATTTTCTTCTTCTGATATTTTTGGAGGGAAAAAGAGTTGGAAGAATAAATTGGGTTATCAATTGGGATTGAAATACTTTAATGCATTCGACGTTCCTAATCTTTTCCTTCAGTTAGAATACAATCAGGTTCGACCTTATACTTATTCGCATAGAAAACCCGTTTTAAACTATGGCCATGCCAATCAATCCATGGCGCATCTATGGGGAGCGAATTTTAGAGAAATAATTGCCATTGGTAGGTATAAGAAAGATCGTTGGTATGGAATGGCAAAAATGATCTACGGAAAAAGGGGTTTTGACTATAATTCTTTTGAAGACCCTTTTTCATATGGAGAAAATATTTACCGAAGTTATAGAGAGAGGCCTTTTGATGATGGTGTGAAGATAGGGCAGGGTAACACTGGTATTTCCTTATTTGGTCAATTAGAAGCAGGGTACATTATTAATCCGGAAACCAATTTGAAGCTATACGGTAGTTTTATTTATAGAAATATGAATACCGACATGAATACAGTGAATAACTTCGATATTTCTACCACTTGGCTTAACTTTGGAATACGTACAGATATTTTTAACTGGTACTACGATTACTAG